The following are encoded together in the Thermus islandicus DSM 21543 genome:
- a CDS encoding alpha/beta fold hydrolase produces the protein MREEIGYIPVGEAELYVEDVGDIHAPVLLVLHGGPGGNAYALREGLQEYLEGFRVVYFDQRGSGRSLELPEDPRLFTVDALAEDTLRLAEALGIDRFALLAHGFGAVVALEVLRRYPGAEGALLLAPWVNFPWLAARLAEAAGLCPLGDPEADLRAALEKADPKALFDRLMFPSPRSRLEYEWVVEGSGVVGPEAPARAFLRNGLWHLDYTPYLSPGRKPLAVVVGERDGTSYPHAEEVAERLRAPIHVVPGAGHFPWWDQPEAFERAFREALGVLRVLH, from the coding sequence ATGCGGGAGGAAATCGGCTACATCCCCGTAGGGGAGGCGGAACTCTACGTGGAGGACGTGGGGGATATCCATGCCCCCGTCCTCCTCGTCCTCCACGGGGGGCCTGGGGGGAACGCCTATGCCCTTCGGGAAGGCCTCCAGGAGTACCTCGAGGGCTTCCGGGTGGTCTACTTTGACCAGCGGGGCTCCGGGCGGAGCCTCGAGCTTCCCGAGGACCCCAGGCTCTTCACCGTGGACGCCCTGGCCGAGGACACCCTGCGCCTGGCCGAGGCCCTGGGGATAGACCGCTTCGCCCTGCTCGCCCACGGCTTTGGGGCGGTGGTCGCCCTGGAGGTCCTGCGCCGCTACCCCGGGGCGGAAGGGGCGCTCCTCCTCGCCCCCTGGGTCAACTTTCCCTGGCTGGCCGCCCGCCTGGCCGAGGCCGCAGGGCTATGCCCCCTGGGGGACCCCGAGGCCGACCTCAGGGCCGCCCTGGAGAAGGCGGACCCCAAGGCCCTCTTTGACCGCCTCATGTTTCCGAGCCCAAGGAGCCGCCTGGAGTACGAGTGGGTGGTGGAGGGCTCGGGGGTGGTGGGGCCGGAGGCCCCGGCTCGGGCCTTCCTGCGAAACGGCCTCTGGCACCTGGACTACACCCCCTACCTCTCCCCGGGCCGGAAGCCCCTGGCGGTGGTGGTGGGGGAGAGGGACGGCACCAGCTACCCCCACGCCGAGGAGGTGGCCGAGCGCCTCCGGGCCCCCATCCACGTGGTTCCCGGGGCCGGGCACTTCCCTTGGTGGGACCAGCCCGAGGCCTTTGAAAGGGCCTTCCGCGAGGCCCTGGGGGTGCTCCGCGTGCTACACTAG
- a CDS encoding fuculose-1-phosphate aldolase, protein MLARVYGAFRQVGEDLFRQGLISATAGNFSVRTKEGFLITKSGVQKAHLTPEDLLEVPLFGPIPQGASVESVVHREVYRSTEARALVHAHPRVAVALSLSLERLLPLDLEGQLYLKEVPVLSPKTRSATEEAALSVAEALKHHRACLIRGHGAFATGLKEKPEEALLEAFSLLTTLEESAQILLYHRLWQGAGERGSGGAG, encoded by the coding sequence ATGCTCGCCAGGGTGTACGGCGCCTTTCGCCAGGTGGGGGAGGACCTCTTCCGCCAGGGCCTCATCTCCGCCACCGCGGGGAACTTCTCCGTGCGGACCAAGGAGGGCTTCCTCATCACCAAAAGCGGGGTGCAGAAGGCCCACCTCACCCCGGAGGACCTCCTGGAGGTGCCCCTTTTCGGGCCCATCCCTCAAGGGGCCAGCGTGGAGAGCGTGGTCCACCGGGAGGTCTACCGCAGCACGGAGGCCCGGGCCCTGGTCCACGCCCATCCCCGGGTGGCCGTGGCCCTCAGCCTTTCCCTGGAGCGCCTCCTTCCCCTGGACCTCGAGGGCCAGCTCTACCTGAAGGAGGTGCCCGTCCTCTCCCCAAAGACGCGTTCTGCCACGGAGGAGGCGGCCTTGAGCGTGGCCGAGGCCCTGAAGCACCACCGGGCCTGCCTCATAAGGGGGCATGGGGCCTTCGCCACAGGCCTCAAGGAGAAGCCTGAGGAGGCCCTTCTGGAGGCCTTTAGCCTCCTCACCACCCTGGAGGAAAGCGCCCAGATCCTCCTCTATCACCGTCTCTGGCAAGGGGCCGGGGAGCGCGGCTCGGGAGGCGCGGGATGA
- the rpoC gene encoding DNA-directed RNA polymerase subunit beta', which produces MRKEVRKVRIALASPERIRSWSYGEVEKPETINYRTLKPERDGLFDERIFGPIKDFECACGKYKRQRFEGKVCERCGVEVTKSIVRRYRMGHIELATPAAHIWFVKDVPSKIGTLLDLSATELEQVLYFNKYIVLDPKGAVLNGVPVEKRQLLTDEEYRELRYGKQETYPLPPGVDALVKDGEEVAKGQELAPGLVSRMDGVALYRFPRRVRVDYLRRERAALRLPLEAWVEKEGYRPGEVLAELPEPYLFRAEEGGVVELKELPEGHLLYLRQEEAVVARYFLPVGLTPLVVQGEIVERGQPLAEGKGLLRLPRNMAAKEVEAEEEGETVHLTLFLEWTEPKDYRVAPHMNVIVPEGGRVQAGDKIVAAIDPEEEVVAEAEGVVHLHEPASILVVKARVYPFEDDVEVSTGDRVAPGDALADGGRVKSEIYGRVEVDLIRNVVRVVESYDIDARMGAEAIQQLLRELDLEKLERELLEEMKHPSRARRAKARKRLEVVRAFLDSGNRPEWMVLEAVPVLPPDLRPMVQVDGGRFATSDLNDLYRRLINRNNRLKKLLAQGAPEIIIRNEKRMLQEAVDAVIDNGRRGSPVTNPGSERPLRSLTDILSGKQGRFRQNLLGKRVDYSGRSVIVVGPQLKLHQCGLPKRMALELFKPFLIKRMEEKGIAPNVKAARRMLERQRDIKDEVWDALEEVIHGKVVLLNRAPTLHRLGIQAFQPVLVEGQSIQLHPLVCEAFNADFDGDQMAVHVPLSSFAQAEARIQMLSAHNLLSPASGEPLAKPSRDIILGLYYITQVRREKKGAGREFASPEEALEAYGRGEVALNAPIRVAGRETSVGRLKFVFANPDEALLAVAHGLLDLQDVVTVRYLGRRLETSPGRILFARIVGEAVGDEKVAQELIQMDVPQEKNSLKDLVYHAFLRLGVEKTARLLDALKYYGFALSTTSGITIGIDDAVIPPEKQRYLEEADRKLRQIEQAYEMGFLTDRERYDQVIQLWTETTEKVTQAVFRNFEENYPFNPLYVMAQSGARGNPQQIRQLCGMRGLMQKPSGETFEVPVRSSFREGLTVLEYFISSHGARKGGADTALRTADSGYLTRKLVDVAHEIVVREADCGTTNYISIPLFQPDEVTRTQRLRKRSDIESGLYGRVLAREVGVLGRRLEEGRYLTMEDVALLLKAAEAGEIQEVPVRSPLTCQTRYGVCQKCYGYDLSMARPVSIGEAVGIIAAQSIGEPGTQLTMRTFHTGGVAGAADITQGLPRVIELFEARRPKAKAVISEIDGVVRLEEGEDRLSLFVESEGFSKEYKLPKDARLLVKDGDYVEAGQPLTRGAVDPHQLLEAKGPEAVERYLVDEIQKVYRAQGVKLHDKHIEIVVRQMLKYVEVTDPGDSRLLEGQVLEKWDVEALNERLLAEGKVPVAWKPLLMGVTKSALSTKSWLSAASFQNTTHVLTEAAIAGKKDELIGLKENVILGRLIPAGTGSDFVRFTQVVDQKTLRAIEEARKEAVEAKEAPARRPARREQPGKGV; this is translated from the coding sequence ATGAGGAAGGAAGTCCGCAAGGTTCGTATCGCCCTGGCCTCCCCGGAGAGGATCCGCTCCTGGAGCTACGGGGAGGTGGAGAAGCCCGAGACCATCAACTACCGCACCCTGAAGCCCGAACGGGACGGCCTCTTTGACGAGCGCATCTTCGGCCCCATCAAGGACTTTGAGTGCGCCTGCGGCAAGTACAAGCGCCAGCGCTTTGAGGGCAAGGTGTGCGAGCGGTGCGGGGTGGAGGTGACCAAGAGCATTGTCCGCCGCTACCGCATGGGCCACATTGAGCTCGCCACCCCCGCGGCCCACATCTGGTTCGTCAAGGACGTCCCCTCCAAGATCGGCACCCTCCTGGACCTCTCCGCCACGGAGCTGGAGCAGGTGCTCTACTTCAACAAGTACATCGTCTTAGACCCTAAGGGGGCGGTCTTGAACGGCGTCCCCGTGGAGAAGCGCCAGCTCCTCACCGATGAGGAGTACCGGGAGCTCCGCTACGGCAAGCAGGAGACCTACCCCCTGCCCCCCGGGGTGGACGCCCTGGTGAAGGACGGGGAGGAGGTGGCGAAGGGCCAGGAGCTCGCCCCCGGGCTGGTGAGCCGCATGGACGGGGTGGCTCTCTACCGCTTTCCCCGCCGGGTGCGGGTGGACTACCTGAGGCGGGAGCGGGCCGCCTTGCGCCTCCCCCTCGAGGCCTGGGTGGAGAAGGAGGGCTACAGGCCCGGCGAGGTGCTGGCCGAGCTTCCCGAGCCCTACCTCTTCCGCGCGGAGGAGGGCGGGGTGGTGGAGCTGAAGGAGCTTCCCGAGGGCCATCTCCTCTACCTGCGCCAGGAGGAGGCGGTGGTGGCCCGCTACTTCCTCCCCGTGGGCCTGACGCCTTTGGTGGTCCAGGGGGAGATCGTGGAGAGGGGCCAGCCCCTGGCGGAGGGCAAGGGGCTCCTGCGCCTGCCCCGGAACATGGCCGCCAAGGAGGTGGAGGCGGAGGAGGAAGGGGAGACGGTCCACCTCACCCTCTTCCTGGAGTGGACCGAGCCCAAGGACTACCGGGTGGCCCCCCACATGAACGTCATCGTGCCCGAGGGGGGCAGGGTCCAGGCGGGGGACAAGATCGTGGCCGCCATAGACCCCGAGGAGGAGGTGGTGGCCGAGGCCGAAGGGGTGGTTCACCTGCACGAGCCCGCCAGCATCCTGGTGGTCAAGGCCCGGGTCTACCCCTTTGAGGACGACGTGGAGGTCTCCACCGGGGACCGGGTGGCCCCTGGGGATGCGCTGGCGGACGGCGGCAGGGTCAAGAGCGAGATCTACGGCCGGGTGGAGGTGGACCTCATCCGCAACGTGGTGCGGGTGGTGGAGTCCTACGACATAGATGCCCGCATGGGGGCCGAGGCCATCCAGCAGCTCCTACGGGAGCTGGACCTGGAGAAGCTGGAGAGGGAGCTTTTGGAGGAGATGAAGCACCCCTCCCGGGCCCGGCGGGCCAAGGCCAGGAAGCGCCTCGAGGTGGTGCGGGCCTTCCTGGACTCCGGCAACCGCCCGGAGTGGATGGTCCTGGAGGCCGTCCCCGTCCTGCCCCCGGACCTCCGCCCCATGGTCCAGGTGGACGGGGGGCGCTTCGCCACGAGCGACCTCAACGACCTCTACCGCCGCCTCATCAACCGCAACAACCGCCTGAAGAAGCTGCTGGCCCAGGGGGCCCCGGAGATCATCATCCGCAACGAGAAGCGCATGCTCCAGGAGGCGGTGGACGCGGTGATTGACAACGGCCGCCGGGGAAGCCCCGTGACCAACCCCGGCTCCGAGCGCCCCTTGCGTAGCCTCACCGACATCCTCTCCGGCAAGCAGGGCCGCTTCCGCCAGAACCTCCTGGGCAAGCGGGTGGACTACTCGGGCCGAAGCGTGATCGTGGTGGGGCCCCAGCTCAAGCTCCACCAGTGCGGCCTGCCCAAGCGCATGGCCCTGGAGCTCTTCAAGCCCTTCCTCATCAAGCGGATGGAGGAGAAGGGCATCGCCCCCAACGTCAAGGCGGCCAGGCGCATGCTGGAGCGCCAGCGGGACATCAAGGACGAGGTGTGGGACGCCCTCGAGGAGGTGATCCACGGCAAGGTGGTCCTCCTAAACCGCGCCCCCACCCTGCACCGCCTGGGCATCCAGGCCTTCCAGCCCGTTTTGGTGGAGGGGCAGTCCATCCAGCTCCACCCCCTGGTCTGCGAGGCCTTCAACGCCGACTTTGACGGGGACCAGATGGCCGTCCACGTGCCCCTCTCCTCCTTCGCCCAGGCGGAGGCCCGCATCCAGATGCTCTCCGCCCACAACCTCCTCTCCCCCGCCTCGGGCGAGCCCCTGGCCAAGCCCAGCCGGGACATCATCCTGGGGCTTTACTACATCACCCAGGTGCGGCGGGAGAAGAAGGGGGCGGGCCGGGAGTTCGCCTCCCCCGAGGAGGCCCTCGAGGCCTACGGGCGGGGCGAGGTGGCCCTGAACGCCCCCATCCGGGTGGCCGGCCGGGAGACCAGCGTGGGCCGCCTGAAGTTCGTCTTCGCCAACCCCGACGAGGCCCTCCTGGCGGTGGCCCACGGGCTTTTGGACCTCCAGGACGTGGTCACCGTGCGCTACCTGGGTAGGCGCCTGGAGACGAGCCCGGGCCGCATCCTCTTCGCCCGCATCGTGGGCGAGGCCGTGGGGGACGAGAAGGTGGCCCAGGAGCTCATCCAGATGGACGTGCCCCAGGAGAAGAACTCCCTCAAGGACCTCGTCTACCACGCCTTCCTCCGCCTGGGGGTGGAGAAGACCGCCCGCCTTCTGGACGCCCTCAAGTACTACGGCTTTGCCCTCTCCACCACCAGCGGCATCACCATCGGCATTGACGACGCGGTCATCCCCCCCGAGAAGCAGAGGTACCTGGAGGAGGCCGACCGGAAGCTCCGGCAGATTGAGCAGGCCTACGAGATGGGCTTCCTCACCGACCGCGAGCGGTACGACCAGGTGATCCAGCTTTGGACGGAGACCACGGAGAAGGTTACCCAGGCGGTCTTCCGGAACTTTGAGGAGAACTACCCCTTCAACCCCCTCTACGTCATGGCCCAGTCCGGGGCCCGGGGCAACCCGCAGCAGATCCGCCAGCTCTGCGGCATGCGGGGCCTGATGCAGAAACCCTCCGGCGAGACCTTTGAGGTGCCCGTGCGCTCCTCCTTCCGCGAGGGGCTTACCGTCTTGGAGTACTTCATCAGTAGCCACGGGGCCCGTAAGGGCGGAGCGGACACGGCGCTCCGCACCGCCGACTCCGGCTACCTTACCCGGAAGCTGGTGGACGTGGCCCACGAGATCGTGGTGCGGGAGGCGGACTGCGGCACCACCAACTACATCTCCATCCCCCTCTTCCAGCCCGACGAGGTGACCCGTACACAGCGCCTCAGGAAGCGCTCGGACATTGAATCTGGCCTCTACGGGCGGGTGCTGGCCCGGGAGGTGGGGGTCCTGGGGCGGAGGCTGGAGGAGGGCCGCTACCTCACCATGGAGGACGTCGCCCTCCTCCTCAAGGCCGCCGAGGCGGGGGAGATCCAAGAGGTGCCCGTGCGGAGCCCCCTCACCTGCCAGACCCGCTACGGGGTGTGCCAGAAGTGCTACGGCTACGACCTCTCCATGGCCCGGCCCGTCTCCATCGGGGAGGCGGTGGGGATCATCGCCGCCCAGTCCATCGGGGAGCCCGGGACCCAGCTCACCATGCGCACCTTCCACACCGGGGGGGTGGCGGGGGCGGCGGACATCACCCAGGGTCTCCCCCGGGTGATTGAGCTCTTTGAGGCCCGCCGTCCCAAGGCCAAGGCGGTCATCTCCGAGATCGACGGGGTGGTGCGCCTCGAGGAGGGCGAGGACCGGCTCTCCCTCTTCGTGGAGTCCGAGGGCTTCTCCAAGGAGTACAAGCTCCCCAAGGATGCCCGCCTTCTCGTGAAGGACGGGGACTACGTGGAGGCGGGCCAGCCCCTGACCCGCGGGGCCGTGGACCCCCACCAGCTCCTGGAGGCCAAGGGCCCCGAGGCGGTGGAGCGTTACCTCGTGGACGAGATCCAAAAGGTCTACCGGGCCCAGGGCGTGAAGCTCCACGACAAGCACATTGAGATCGTGGTCCGGCAGATGCTCAAGTACGTGGAGGTCACCGACCCTGGGGACAGCCGCCTCCTCGAGGGCCAGGTCCTGGAGAAGTGGGACGTGGAGGCCCTGAACGAGCGCCTCCTCGCCGAGGGCAAGGTGCCCGTGGCCTGGAAGCCTCTCCTCATGGGGGTCACCAAGAGCGCCCTCTCCACCAAGAGCTGGCTCTCCGCCGCCAGCTTCCAGAACACCACCCACGTCCTCACCGAGGCGGCCATCGCCGGGAAGAAGGACGAGCTCATCGGCCTCAAGGAGAACGTCATCCTGGGCCGCCTCATCCCGGCGGGTACCGGCTCGGACTTCGTCCGCTTCACCCAGGTGGTGGACCAGAAGACCTTACGGGCCATTGAGGAGGCGCGGAAGGAGGCGGTGGAGGCCAAGGAGGCCCCCGCCCGCCGCCCCGCGCGCCGGGAGCAGCCGGGGAAGGGGGTCTAG
- the rpoB gene encoding DNA-directed RNA polymerase subunit beta yields MEIRRFGRIREVIPLPPLTEIQVESYRKALQADVPPESRENVGIQAAFRETFPIEEGDKGKGGLVLDFLEYRIGEPPFSQDECREKDLTYQAPLYARLQLIHKDTGLIKEDEVFLGYIPLMTEDGSFIVNGADRVIVSQIHRSPGVYFTPDPARPGRYIASIIPLPKRGPWIDLEVEPNGVVTMKVNKRKFPLVLLLRVLGYDQEALLRELSAYGEWVQGLLDESVLAMRPEEAMVRLFTLLRPGDPPKKDKALAYLFGLLADPKRYDLGEAGRYKAEEKLGIGLSGRTLIRFEDGEFKDEIFLPTLRYLFALTAGAPGYEADDIDHLGNRRIRTVGELMADQFRVGLSRLARGVRERMVMGSPDTLTPAKLVNSRPLEAALREFFGRSQLSQFKDETNPLSSLRHKRRISALGPGGLTRERAGFDVRDVHRTHYGRICPVETPEGANIGLITSLAAYARVDELGFIRTPYRRVRGGVVTDEVVYMTATEEDRYTIAQANTPLEGDRIATDRVVARRKGEPVIVSPEEVEFMDVSPKQVFSVNTNLIPFLEHDDANRALMGSNMQTQAVPLIRAQAPVVMTGLEERVVRDSLAALYAEEDGEVVKVDGARIAVRYEGGRLVEYPLRRFVRSNQGTALDQRPRVQVGQRVRKGDLLADGPASEGGFLALGQNVLVAIMPFDGYNFEDAIVISEELLKRDFYTSIHIERYEIEARDTKLGPERITRDIPHLSEAALRDLDEEGIVRLGAEVKAGDILVGRTSFKGEQEPSPEERLLRSIFGEKAKDVKDTSLRVPPGEGGIVVGRLRLRRGDPGVELKPGVREVVRVFVAQKRKLQVGDKLANRHGNKGVVAKILPVEDMPHLPDGTPVDVILNPLGVPSRMNLGQILETHLGLAGYFLAQRYVSPVFDGATEPEVKALLAEAFDLYFHRRLSEGFGVDKREKEVLARAEKLGLVTPGKPPEEQLRELFVQGKVVLYDGRSGEPIEGPIVVGQMFIMKLYHMVEDKMHARSTGPYSLITQQPLGGKAQFGGQRFGEMEVWALEAYGAAHTLQEMLTLKSDDIEGRNAAYEAIIKGEDVPEPSVPESFRVLVKELQALALDVQTLDEKDSPVDIFEGLASKR; encoded by the coding sequence ATGGAGATCCGGCGGTTCGGTCGCATCCGAGAGGTTATTCCCCTGCCCCCCCTTACGGAAATCCAGGTAGAGTCCTACAGGAAGGCGCTCCAAGCGGATGTTCCCCCCGAGAGCCGGGAGAACGTGGGCATCCAGGCGGCCTTCCGCGAAACCTTCCCCATTGAGGAGGGGGATAAGGGCAAGGGCGGCCTGGTCCTGGACTTCCTGGAGTACCGCATCGGCGAGCCCCCCTTCTCCCAGGACGAGTGCCGGGAGAAGGACCTCACCTACCAGGCGCCCCTTTACGCCCGGCTTCAGCTCATCCACAAGGACACGGGCCTTATCAAGGAGGACGAGGTCTTCCTGGGGTACATCCCCCTCATGACCGAGGACGGCTCCTTCATCGTGAACGGGGCCGACCGGGTCATCGTCTCCCAGATCCACCGCTCCCCCGGCGTCTACTTCACCCCCGACCCCGCCCGTCCGGGCCGCTACATCGCCAGCATCATCCCCCTGCCCAAGCGGGGGCCCTGGATTGACCTCGAGGTGGAGCCCAACGGGGTCGTGACCATGAAGGTCAACAAGCGCAAGTTCCCCCTGGTCCTCCTCCTCCGCGTCCTGGGTTACGACCAGGAGGCCCTCTTGCGCGAGCTTTCGGCCTACGGGGAATGGGTGCAGGGCCTTCTGGACGAGTCCGTGCTCGCCATGCGTCCGGAGGAGGCCATGGTGCGCCTCTTCACCCTCCTGCGCCCCGGGGACCCCCCCAAGAAGGACAAGGCCCTGGCCTACCTCTTCGGCCTCCTGGCCGACCCCAAGCGCTACGACCTGGGGGAGGCGGGGCGCTACAAGGCGGAGGAGAAGCTGGGCATCGGCCTTTCCGGCCGCACCCTGATCCGCTTTGAGGACGGGGAGTTCAAGGACGAGATCTTCCTGCCCACCCTGCGCTACCTCTTCGCCCTCACCGCCGGGGCGCCCGGGTACGAGGCGGACGACATTGACCACCTGGGCAACCGCCGCATCCGCACCGTGGGCGAGCTCATGGCCGACCAGTTCCGGGTGGGGCTAAGCCGCCTCGCCCGCGGGGTGCGGGAGCGCATGGTCATGGGCTCCCCCGACACCCTGACCCCGGCCAAGCTGGTGAATAGCCGCCCCTTGGAGGCCGCCCTCCGGGAGTTCTTCGGCCGGAGCCAGCTTTCCCAGTTCAAGGACGAGACCAACCCCCTCTCCTCCCTGCGCCACAAGCGGCGCATCTCCGCTCTGGGCCCCGGGGGCCTCACCCGGGAGCGGGCGGGTTTTGACGTGCGCGACGTGCACCGCACCCATTACGGGCGCATCTGCCCCGTGGAGACCCCGGAGGGCGCCAACATCGGCCTCATCACCTCCTTGGCCGCCTACGCCCGGGTGGACGAGCTGGGCTTCATCCGCACTCCCTACCGCCGGGTGAGGGGAGGGGTGGTCACCGACGAGGTGGTCTACATGACGGCCACGGAGGAGGACCGGTACACCATCGCCCAGGCCAACACCCCCCTCGAGGGCGACCGCATCGCCACCGACCGGGTGGTGGCCAGGCGCAAGGGGGAGCCCGTGATCGTCTCCCCGGAGGAGGTGGAGTTCATGGACGTTTCCCCCAAGCAGGTCTTCTCCGTGAACACCAACCTCATCCCCTTCCTGGAGCACGACGACGCCAACCGGGCCCTCATGGGCTCCAACATGCAGACCCAGGCCGTGCCCCTCATCCGGGCCCAGGCCCCGGTGGTCATGACGGGCCTCGAGGAGCGGGTGGTGCGGGACTCCCTGGCCGCCCTCTACGCCGAGGAGGACGGGGAGGTGGTGAAGGTGGACGGCGCCCGCATCGCCGTCCGCTATGAGGGGGGCCGCCTGGTGGAGTACCCCTTGCGCCGCTTTGTCCGCTCCAACCAGGGCACCGCCCTGGACCAACGCCCCCGGGTGCAGGTGGGCCAGCGGGTGCGCAAAGGGGACCTCCTGGCGGACGGCCCGGCCTCCGAGGGGGGCTTTTTGGCCCTGGGGCAGAACGTCCTGGTGGCCATCATGCCCTTTGACGGGTACAACTTTGAGGACGCCATCGTCATCAGCGAGGAGCTCCTAAAGCGGGACTTCTACACCTCCATCCATATTGAGCGCTACGAGATTGAGGCCCGGGACACCAAGCTGGGCCCCGAGCGCATCACCCGGGACATCCCCCACCTCTCCGAGGCCGCCCTGCGCGACCTGGACGAGGAGGGCATCGTGCGCCTCGGGGCCGAGGTGAAGGCCGGGGACATCCTGGTGGGCCGCACCAGCTTCAAGGGGGAGCAGGAGCCCTCCCCCGAGGAGCGCCTCCTCCGCTCCATCTTCGGGGAGAAGGCCAAGGACGTGAAGGACACCTCCCTGCGCGTCCCCCCGGGGGAGGGGGGGATCGTGGTGGGCCGCCTGCGCCTCCGGCGGGGCGACCCGGGGGTGGAGCTCAAGCCCGGGGTGCGGGAGGTGGTGCGGGTCTTCGTGGCCCAGAAGCGCAAGCTCCAGGTGGGGGATAAGCTGGCCAACCGCCACGGGAACAAAGGGGTGGTGGCCAAGATCCTCCCCGTGGAGGACATGCCCCACCTGCCCGACGGCACCCCCGTGGACGTGATCCTGAACCCCTTGGGCGTGCCGAGCCGCATGAACCTGGGCCAGATCCTGGAAACCCACCTGGGCCTGGCGGGGTACTTCCTTGCCCAGCGCTACGTCTCCCCCGTCTTTGACGGGGCCACGGAGCCCGAGGTCAAGGCCCTCCTGGCCGAGGCCTTTGACCTCTACTTCCACCGGCGCCTGAGCGAGGGCTTCGGCGTGGACAAGCGGGAGAAGGAGGTGCTGGCGCGGGCGGAGAAGCTCGGCCTCGTCACCCCGGGCAAGCCCCCCGAGGAGCAGCTTCGGGAGCTCTTCGTCCAGGGCAAGGTGGTCCTCTACGACGGGCGCTCGGGCGAGCCCATAGAGGGGCCCATCGTGGTGGGGCAGATGTTCATCATGAAGCTCTACCACATGGTGGAGGACAAGATGCACGCCCGCTCCACGGGCCCCTACTCCCTCATCACCCAGCAGCCCCTGGGAGGCAAGGCCCAGTTCGGGGGCCAGCGGTTTGGGGAGATGGAGGTCTGGGCCCTCGAGGCCTACGGGGCGGCCCACACCCTGCAGGAGATGCTCACCCTCAAGTCCGACGACATTGAGGGCAGAAACGCCGCCTACGAGGCCATCATCAAGGGCGAGGACGTGCCCGAGCCCAGCGTGCCCGAGTCCTTCCGCGTCTTGGTGAAAGAGCTTCAGGCCCTGGCCCTGGACGTCCAGACCCTGGACGAGAAGGACAGCCCCGTGGACATCTTTGAGGGCTTGGCCTCCAAGAGGTAA